Proteins co-encoded in one Lacerta agilis isolate rLacAgi1 chromosome 6, rLacAgi1.pri, whole genome shotgun sequence genomic window:
- the RGS2 gene encoding regulator of G-protein signaling 2: MQSAMFLALQHNCSPMERSASSCPSKEEKKGKMKRTIMKDWKSRLSYFLQNSSSSTTAKANKKGQQKAFIRPSPEEAQLWSEAFDELLANKYGLAAFRAFLKSEFCEENIDFWLACEDFKKTKSPQKMTAKAKKIYSDFIEKEAPKEINIDFQTKNTIAQNLQEATDTCFSTAQKRVYSLMENNAYPRFLESEFYQELCKMPINKEPQGT, encoded by the exons ATGCAGAGTGCAATGTTTCTGGCTCTCCAGCACAACTGCAGCCCAATGGAGAGGAGCGCCAGCAGCTGCCCGagcaaagaagagaaaaaagggaAGATGAAGAGAACCAT CATGAAAGATTGGAAATCACGGTTGAGTTACTTCCTGCAGAACTCTTCCAGTTCTACCACTGCAAAGGCCAACAAGAAAGGGCAGCAAAAGGCATTTATTAG gccATCTCCCGAGGAAGCCCAGCTATGGTCGGAAGCATTTGATGAGCTGCTTGCTAACAAAT ATGGTCTGGCAGCGTTCAGAGCATTCTTGAAATCTGAGTTTTGTGAAGAGAACATTGACTTCTGGCTGGCTTGTGAGGATTTCAAGAAAACGAAGTCCCCACAGAAAATGACCGCCAAGGCTAAGAAGATTTACAGTGACTTTATTGAAAAGGAAGCTCCCAAGGAG ATCAACATAGACTTTCAGACCAAGAATACCATTGCTCAGAACCTCCAAGAGGCTACAGACACTTGCTTCAGCACAGCCCAGAAGAGAGTCTACAGCTTGATGGAAAATAATGCCTATCCACGGTTCCTGGAGTCTGAATTCTACCAGGAGTTGTGTAAAATGCCAATCAATAAGGAGCCTCAGGGGACATGA